One segment of Thermococcus profundus DNA contains the following:
- a CDS encoding TldD/PmbA family protein: MHELVEFAVEKALELGADYGEARFEEKNGTSLAMKNGNPEGLSIEADKGIGIRVLVNGGMGFASTNVLTRESVAEAVKKAVKLAKAASKVRNEPIRFSEEDFHEVYYEVKMRKDFRGVSPEEKLELLKKIEEEVKATGVNVPMRYLMYSDQVWHKIFMNSDGALVESVIPRVSTVYNLVVFENGQMEQAPFVQRAFAGGLELLERDEPWKWAVKDVQALKRLIQEGQKAPEGKVDLVISPEVAGIAVHESVGHPYESDRIFGREAAQAGESFVKPDMLGERIGSDVVTVIEDPTIPNSWGFYLYDDEGVKARPRYLIRNGIITEFLTNREYAYKLGQRSNAAARAINYNREPIVRMANTYLAPGDHSFEELIEDIKLGVYMVSFNEWNIDDRRYQQRYIGREAYLIENGEIKHPVRRPILEITTRALWSSVDAVGKDVEFYPGTCGKGEPGQGVPVWMGGAHARLRDIPLRRP, from the coding sequence ATGCATGAACTTGTGGAGTTCGCCGTTGAGAAGGCCCTCGAACTGGGGGCGGATTATGGGGAAGCGCGCTTCGAGGAGAAGAACGGCACTTCCCTGGCAATGAAAAACGGAAACCCCGAGGGGCTCTCGATAGAGGCAGACAAGGGGATTGGCATCAGGGTTCTCGTAAACGGTGGAATGGGCTTCGCCTCAACCAACGTTCTAACTAGGGAAAGCGTGGCCGAGGCGGTGAAGAAGGCCGTAAAGCTCGCTAAGGCCGCATCGAAGGTAAGGAACGAGCCGATACGCTTCAGCGAGGAGGACTTTCACGAAGTTTACTATGAGGTTAAGATGAGGAAGGACTTCCGCGGCGTTTCTCCGGAGGAGAAGCTTGAACTCCTGAAGAAAATCGAGGAGGAGGTAAAGGCTACCGGCGTAAACGTCCCGATGCGCTATCTAATGTACTCTGACCAGGTGTGGCACAAGATCTTCATGAACAGCGATGGGGCTTTGGTTGAGAGCGTTATTCCGCGCGTCTCAACGGTCTACAACCTCGTCGTCTTCGAGAACGGCCAGATGGAGCAGGCTCCATTCGTCCAGAGGGCCTTTGCCGGCGGGCTGGAACTTCTCGAGAGGGACGAACCCTGGAAGTGGGCTGTCAAGGATGTTCAGGCACTCAAGAGGCTTATCCAAGAGGGGCAGAAGGCACCCGAGGGGAAGGTTGACCTCGTGATAAGCCCCGAGGTCGCTGGAATAGCAGTACACGAGAGCGTCGGGCACCCCTACGAGTCAGACAGGATATTCGGAAGGGAGGCGGCCCAGGCGGGAGAGAGCTTCGTAAAGCCGGACATGCTCGGCGAGAGGATTGGAAGCGACGTCGTTACCGTCATTGAAGACCCAACGATACCGAACAGCTGGGGCTTCTATCTCTACGACGACGAGGGCGTTAAAGCCCGTCCGAGGTACCTAATAAGGAACGGAATCATCACCGAGTTTCTCACCAACAGAGAGTACGCCTACAAGCTCGGGCAGCGCTCAAACGCGGCCGCTAGGGCCATCAACTACAACCGCGAGCCGATAGTGAGGATGGCGAACACCTACCTAGCTCCAGGCGATCACTCCTTCGAGGAGCTGATTGAAGATATTAAGCTCGGCGTCTACATGGTGAGCTTCAACGAGTGGAACATAGACGATAGAAGATACCAGCAGAGGTACATAGGCAGAGAGGCTTATCTCATCGAGAACGGCGAGATAAAGCACCCTGTCAGGAGGCCCATCCTCGAGATAACGACGAGGGCTTTATGGAGCAGCGTCGATGCCGTTGGCAAGGATGTCGAGTTCTATCCAGGAACCTGCGGAAAGGGCGAGCCAGGACAGGGCGTTCCAGTCTGGATGGGCGGTGCCCACGCGAGACTACGCGATATTCCGCTTAGGAGGCCGTGA